The nucleotide window aaatagattttatctCCCATTGCAGCTACAGTCATTGGCAGCAGGTAGCCACCCGATCACTGTTGAGAAGGACTCTGGGGTTTAGCCCAGAATTAGTGGGAGTGCTGCAGTTGATAAATGATACTTGTTGTGTGTGGTGGGCAAAAGGACACAATCCCTGCTAGGTTATTGTTACTTGCAGCACTCTGATTTGTATCTCTCACCACTGGCTGCCACCTTCAGCCATTCAGCAGGCAAGAACCAATGTTTCCTTGCAGATCTTTCATAGGGAAGCTTAGCCAGTTGGGTTTTGACTGTAAGTTATGTAATTCTGGTATACCTGATTATCTCTAGCAAGTCCATAATACCTACCATTTGTGACATAGTtcatcttcctttccaacttcAGGTGTCTCTTAAAGTGTAAATACCTGAAATGAGGCCAGGGTCTAGCTCTTTTGGACTAGTGGAGAGCAGTTAAGATTTAGAATACGTTAAGTGAGTATCCTAAATTTCATTTAGCTTCTGGATGAATAGAAGGATGGTGTCAAGTGTTAGGAAATTATCTTGATCTTAACTCTCACCCCTGGATTCTCTTGGTTTGCGTCTAATATTTAGTTGGTCACCAAAGTCTCAAAATAGTGAGCATGTACATTTTTCCGATTTGAAAGAGACTATAAAAGTTTTGTAAAGTATTATATACTTcggtttccttctctttttgacaaatgtatacctACCTTCTGGGTATGAAACAGATACTTACAGTATCATGCTTTCAGGACAACAGTGACAATGCATTAAGTTCGCTTTTCAGGTGAAGGAAGAACGATATTTAGGCCCCCTTGTCCCACAAGCAGAAACATCCAGCGGTCCCTTTGGGTTATAATAggacctcttctttttcttttgggttaAGATACTCTGTAGGATGAGATATTTTGGGAGCAATAGTAACTTTCTCTAAAGTGCagtgctttttgttttcattttgtaaaagtgGTGTGATTAGATATAGCCAGCCTCACTTGGCTGTATACTGTAATTTAATATGAGGTACACGGAAAACAATTCAGAGAAGAAATGATTGTATTCAGTGATTTATGGTCAATTGTCACATCTAAGAATGGATACTTTCATGTGCTTTCCAAAAATTCATTTCCTAACTTAGTTGTTACTTAGTCCTAACTTAGTTGTTCCTCAACAGCAAGGAAAGAAACAATTCAGGACTAAAGTTTGCAGTATCAATCAATCCATCCATTGAATTTCTGGAATTTCTTTGAACACATCTCTACCTAGTCACCACAGGATTTTTCTCAGAGTTGAGTGTATTCAAAACAAGTTTATTGCTATAATTATTCTTGTTAATTACAGGTATTATCTTACTATTCttatcttttacatgtatcttatttgttttttacaattaccctgtgaggtaggtgtggCATATAGCATAgatacatgcacgcacacacatatatacatatgcacacaaacACAATATACTTATATCTATGTCTATTTTGATGCATATTACCTAATAATAGAGCTTTGGttttgtatacatacacatacatacactgtatactatatatcaaatatatatatatccaatatgtatgtatataatccAAAGCTCTactgttaagtaacttgcctagcaTTGCTAGGTTAGTAAGCAGTGGAATCAAAATTGAAACCTAGGATTGTCACTTCAAATGCAGGATTTTTGCAGTATACAGTCCTCAGAAACACCACCTAGTAAATctgagaaacaaacagaaaactcacaggacttctttttttttttctggtttagcATGCTACAGCAAGTAACATTTATCTTCTGATAATCCAGTTACTTTCAAAGTGCTTGAGGTTGTGATGGCTTTTGTTTAACCACTGCTTGCTGCACTAGGATATTGTTCAAAAAGGAAAGTTCTCCTGTAGCCATAGTCCAGTACTTTAAGATTCTTTTTACTTAAGAAAACTAAATCAAAATCAGTTACTGACCAGAACATATAACATTTCCCCTCaattttagattttcttccaTTTGTATGTGATTGTTGTTCAGGAATATTTTGGTAAGTAAAGTTTTTTATGCTGGATTTGGGAGTAATTTTAGTGTTTATAATATGAGATTTATTTCTAAAAGTAGAatgatttaaaatagtttttactttAACCACTGATATCTGATATTCATTATAGTAatcacttggggaaaaaaaaacaaatagactAGTCATAGACTCTGATTACTTGTACATATATGTGGTTAGTCTTTAAACTTTCCAGAAATGGGGTGATGTGTGTGATTTTTATgtaaaagttatatatatgtcTTTTAATCACAAGGAGAGAACATATCCACAATATAAAGAATATGGTAAAAAAATCCAGTTTATGAttattagtctttattttaattaataaaatgaaaagagcccaacctttatatttcttaaattgaGTACTGTACGTCCTTTGCACACACATCACATGCAAAGTAAAACCTGGGAACAAACaagaattttggaaaatgcattttcttttcaattaaacTTTCAAGTATCaggtatttaatttattaaatagagCACTGTAAGAATAAATTCTTTTCAGAAGATGGTTCAGAAAGATTTAttagaagtaaataaaaataatgcatatttttaaGTCATTCAGAGCTAGAACACTCCTTTGACATTTTATTACTGattatttttgagaaataaaagaatcaaaagGGTCTTTGCATTTTCACACACCTTAAAGCACTCAAAGTAAAGGTACTTAAGAGTGGTGAATTTTTGTACTCATATTGAAGTTGAATAGTAGTTGGGTTTTAAAACTTTTGAGACTATAGATGCTCTATCTTTTATCTGTCATTTCAGTTTATACTTATAGGCAGAGTTGTTAATGTAGTGTGAGTGTAGTTAATCTTAAGGATACTAACCATTAAAATATCTCAAATTACTGCAGTTATCTTTAAGTACATTATTTgattacatttaaataaacacttttttttgttgttatttaagcCTTGAACACAGGAGCAGGGAGTCACATAGCTGTCCTGAGGTATGTTAATATCTCCCAGTAAAACATGTTTGTATTTATGTACTTTCAGAATTTGATTCAGTTTAATCCCAATGTACCACAGATGAAAATTTGGCAGACTAAACTGATTATATAAGAGGGTCTTaccttatttatattatttttctcagtaTGTTTTAACATAAACTAGTCTACTTggtatttataaatttttgttcTTACAATTCTTATTCCTTTGTAATTCAGTTCTGTTTACGTAGCCTGCTTATAGCTTTAGGCTCTATATTTATAGATACATAATGGAATTAACATCCTCATCATATACTCCCTCCAGCTTGCTTcactgttttgttcattttcactGGTGCCTGGTGTTAGGACTCTGGGGTAATACATTGTTCTGACTCCATCAGCCTTAGGTCACCAGGAGCAAACCTGTAGTCCAGCAAGATCTCCCTACCCTAATTCAGACCAAATCAAGAGATTAAAAAGGGCTGTTAAATAGAAGCCAAAATATCATCTTTATTACTGATAAAGAATAAGTTGAATGATACAGCTTAGTGTAGAGCCAAAAGGGTCTGCAAAGGAAATCCAGAATTAGGTGGATTTGCCCACCAGTCACAGCAATGCTGCACCAGGTTAGGCttccaaggaaaaaaagagaaagcggAGCCTAATGTAATTTTCTCAAATTTGTAATCAGAGAAGTTGTTCCACCTCCCTTGGATCAGAGATCAGCAGAAAGTTAAACTGAATTTACTCCATTTGGAAAGAAGCATTTACCTCACATTTCGTGGTTGATATTTATTCCTGCCCACCATTTACCAAACACTTTACCGAGTCTCTTGATTATAgaaaattaaggttaaatgagctTCAGTCAAAATCTGGCCCTTTGAAGTTTTGGTGATTTATTTGAGGGAAATAAAAGTTAAGTAACATATTGGTATTATTCAGGATTACTTGGAAGGAAATACTCATATAGAGTCATATAGTAAACATATTGATGTTTGTTATACAGCTTGTAAATCTtccctgtgttttcctttttcttatatgATTTGATTTTTATGAATGTCTCATAGAATGTCTCTCAATTAGATCTTATTAatttaaaggtgaaataaaaatcTTCTACCTTTAGACCATtggaataaatttgaaaaaatagttaAGAAGTTAATTCCAACAAGATGTAACTATCATTTATATAGAGGAATGCCCTTTGGTTATAGATTTCAAgcaattacagttgacccttgaacaacataggtttgaactgtgtgggtccccttatacgtggatttttttcactaGATATGTACTATACAATGCATTGGATCTGCAGGTGCAGAACTGCTGCAGAAgagctgactgtaaagttatacttggattttcaactgcatggagGGTTTGTACCTCAGCCCCTGAGTTGTGCAAAGGTCAACTGAGTTCATTCAGTTCTAGAAACCTAGTTACTTAATACTCAAAATAGCCTGAGtgatctggattttttttaatctcataaaaGCTCTTTTTCTTCTGATGTAATATTTGCTAGTAATACagtattaaatagaaaataaagtatatcgttgtgtgggacttccctggtggcacagtggttaagaatccacctgccaatgcaggggacacgggtttgagccctagtctgggaagattccctcatgctgtggagcaactaagcctgtgcaccacaactactgagcctgtgctctagagcccacgagccacaactactgagcctgcatgccacaactactgaaacccatgcaactagaccccatgctctgcaacaggagaagccactgcaatgagaaacctgtgcaccgcaacaaagagtagcccctgcttgccacagctagagaaagcccgtgcgcagcaatgaagacccaacgcagacaaaaataaataaataaataaatttatttaaaaaaaaaaagaatagtatatCGTTGTGAAAACTGTCTTAAACCCTCTGTATCACGgaaaaacatataattttaagtgttcttttacatgtatttaaGCCTCTAAAACCAGTATAGAAAGTAGATATGACTTGCCATTTGAGGAGTGATGAGCTGATTACCTAAGCATACTATTATGGAGGCATCTTTGTGTAGTATGTTACAAAGTAGAAGACTAAAATTATGGAGAGTTACTGAGTAGTCATTTTAACTTGACTTAGAAGATAAATACACCACAGTAGGAAAACTTTGAAAATGTAGAGCAGTCAGCACAGTAACAATTTCTCACACGAACAATTTTTATAATCTATGTGAGAGTGTGTGAGTTTCTCTTATAAGTTTAAGCAAAAATGATATGGATATCCAGAATAGATTTGTTGATTTGCTTTAAATGTGAAATATGATGCCATGTcccccattttacattttcaggtGACTGTAATTGAGAGACTGAAGTCAGATACACATACATCTTACCCATGCTCATTCAAGGACTGTGCTGAAAGAGAGCTTGTGCCAGTTATGTGCCCTTACTGTGAGAAGAATTTTTGCCTGAGGTGATCACTGAGACCATTCAAACTCTGCATATCTGTTTAAGTCATATGCAAATACATGAACTAGTGTCGCTCTTCTGTTGCTCATAGACATCGTCATCAGTCAGATCATGAATGTGAAGAACTGGAAATCCCTAAGTCTCGTATGGCTGCCACTCAGAAActtgttaaagacattattggCAAGTATCTAGAAAGCTTGTTTTGTTGTTTCCCTACTGCTCTATACTCTATATGAGTTCCAGAGCCCTGCTTCTCGTGTCAGCTTGCCGGTTATGGAAGGTGTTGTTAGCAACCCTGATGGTTATAACTTGCTATAGATTTTGGTGACATTCTTGTGACAGTATTTCTCACAAGGCTTTCCAATGAAAATTTGGAAATTCTATGGAAATACCCTACCAGATGTTCTCTTTTGCTGGACCATTTATATCTGCTGGTTAATCATCTTGGCTAAAAATTGTATTCATGAGGCTAAAGTAGTGGTTTACATTCTTTAAAGACTAAAGTTTAAGCCCAGTCAGCTATCCTATGAATGCTGCTGATATTCTGACATATGAGGAAAGAATGTATCTGTGATTTAGACCAGTCTGTCTGCTACCATGTTAGTTcagctgaattttcattttatattaaggatattactttaaattaaattaaattaatcaaattaaaatcTTCTATAACCAAATCTTAAAATTCTCTGTAGAAGTGTTCGTGATTGCTCTGGATTAAATAGATTTAAGCTGGAAAGAGGCACATAACTTGAGTTTTTGATGTGGAAATCACTTAGGTCAACTCAGTGGTATTTTTCCATTGATCATACCTATAAAATGAATGTGGTCTCTATATATCTCTATTATATGTTATTCATGTACATTTCAGGGCCatagttaataaataataataaaaataaaactctggaaAATGTATAAGTTCTTATTTGCTTATATGCTTACActtatttcttagattccaaGACAGGAGAGACAGCAAGTAAACGACGGAAAGGTGCAAAACATAGTGAAACAGCTGCAAAGGTAGcattaatgaaattaaagatgcGTGCTAATGGAGATAAATCATTGCCACAGGTTGGTCTTAGAGATTTTAGAATACAAAATGTTCTAAATATAGTTGGAGCTCCCTTTTTACTCTTCCCTCTCATTAAGTATGAGAACCTTATATGTATCATTTCTACTATTACATGGTATAAGTCTGCATAAATAATACAtagttttatgagtttttttcactttatagaaACAGCAGTAAACCATATGTATCCTtcttcaacttttttcttttacccttggtatcattttttaaaactttatccaTGCTGATATGTTGagtcttattcattcattttgataGCTCACATTTTTCTGTAGTATGaatatccatttatccattcttttagTGAACACAATTCAGATTTCTTTTCCAAGTTGTTTGCTATTATAAACTGTTCAAAAGTGAACATCCATGTGTACTTGTAGGAACATTTCTCTAGAGCAGCTTCTTTAAAACTCCATATTGCCAGTTACATTTTCTATAACAATTcagtacatatgtacatacatacataccttaACACAGTTTCAGTAAGTAActgatgtgtatgtgtataccttatgtgtatgtgtattttctgatattttttattctactttaaaGATTGTTGATTTTGTAGCCCCTGAAGGATTGAGACCATCAAATTGAAAAATGCTACTCTAGGGAACATACCTAGAAATAGAAAAGCTGGATCATGGGGTTTGCTCATCTTCAGCTTTACTagatattttcaacttttttttttttttaacagatatttattggagtataagtgcttcaCAATACCGAGTTAGTTTCTGTACACAACAAAGCGAAtaagccatatgcatacatatgtccccatatcccctccctcttgagcctccttccgaccctccctatcccaccctctatgtcatcgcaaagcaccgagccaatctccctgtgctatgcagcagcttcccaccagccaactattttacattcggtagtgtatatatgtcaatgctactctcacatcaccccagcttcgccctcccaccctgtgtcaTCAAGTCCATACTCTATGTCTggctctttattcctgccctgcaactaggttcatcagtaccatttttttttttagagcccgtatatatgtgttagcatatggtatttgtttatctctttctgacttacttcgctctgtatgacagactctgggtccatccacctcactacacataactcaattttgtttctttttatggcttagtaatattccattgtatatatgtgccacatcttctttatccattcatctgtcgatggacatttaggttggttccatgtcctggctattgtaaatattgctgcagtgaacattgtggtgtatgtctcttttttgaattatggttttcacagggtatatgcccagtagtgggattgctgggtcatatggtagctctatttttagttttttaaggaacctccatactgttttccatagtggttgtatcaatttacattctcaccaacagtgtaggagggttcccttttcaccacactctttccagtatttattgtttctagcttttttgataatgaccattctgaccagtgtgaggtgatatctcattgtagttttgatttgcatttctctaataattagtgatgttgagcatctttttatgtgcctcttggccatctgtatgtcctccttggtgaaatgtctatttaggtcttccgcccattttttaactggattgtttgtttttttgatgttgaactccatgagctctttgtatattttggagattaatcctttgtctgttgattcatttgcaaatatgttctcccattctgagggttgtctttttgtcttcttgctggtttcctttactgtgcaaaaacttttaagtttaatt belongs to Balaenoptera ricei isolate mBalRic1 chromosome 17, mBalRic1.hap2, whole genome shotgun sequence and includes:
- the ZFAND1 gene encoding AN1-type zinc finger protein 1 isoform X2, with translation MAELDIGRHCQVEQCRQRDFLPFVCDCCSGIFCLEHRSRESHSCPEVTVIERLKSDTHTSYPCSFKDCAERELVPVMCPYCEKNFCLRHRHQSDHECEELEIPKSRMAATQKLVKDIIDSKTGETASKRRKGAKHSETAAKVALMKLKMRANGDKSLPQTERIYFQVFLPKGSKEKSKPMFFCQQWSIGRVIDFAASLASLKNDNNKLTPKKLRLCHSTSGEALPLDHILETWIAKDDCPLYNGGNIILEYLNDEEQFLKNVDSYLE